In a single window of the Desulfomonilaceae bacterium genome:
- a CDS encoding enoyl-CoA hydratase/isomerase family protein, with translation MQYSTIIYSEDHGIAIITLNRPEARNSLNEQLLDELEDVLELIGRNAKIRVVIVSGHNDFFCAGADIRMLKQWSSILDAHSFLVKVQRVINKFETMPQPVIAAVSGIALGGGTEISLACDLRIAAENAVFGQPEINLGIIPGAGGTQRLPRTVGLTIAKELLFTGRRVKAEEALQIRLINKITPMGKLMDAAIALARQIAEKPLWGVRMTKMCLMDGMQMNLSQALAYEGRCFEFLVTTDDHREGVAAFLEKRKPIFTGS, from the coding sequence ACTCTGAATCGGCCAGAGGCACGAAACTCATTGAACGAACAATTACTCGATGAGTTAGAGGACGTCTTGGAGCTAATTGGGCGCAATGCAAAGATCAGGGTCGTGATAGTGTCTGGTCACAATGATTTTTTTTGCGCTGGCGCAGATATCCGAATGTTAAAACAGTGGTCCTCGATCTTAGATGCACATTCCTTCTTGGTTAAAGTTCAACGAGTTATTAACAAATTTGAGACAATGCCGCAACCGGTTATAGCAGCGGTTTCAGGAATAGCGCTGGGCGGTGGTACCGAAATCTCTTTAGCCTGTGATCTTCGCATTGCAGCGGAGAATGCGGTTTTTGGACAACCGGAGATTAATCTGGGAATTATCCCTGGGGCTGGTGGAACACAAAGGCTCCCCCGGACAGTCGGCCTAACGATAGCAAAGGAACTGTTGTTCACCGGCCGACGAGTGAAGGCCGAGGAAGCGCTTCAAATAAGACTAATCAATAAAATTACGCCTATGGGGAAACTCATGGACGCTGCCATCGCCTTGGCTCGTCAAATTGCTGAGAAGCCACTCTGGGGCGTAAGGATGACAAAAATGTGCCTGATGGATGGAATGCAAATGAATCTGTCTCAAGCATTAGCCTACGAGGGGAGATGTTTTGAGTTTTTGGTCACAACCGATGATCATAGAGAGGGAGTAGCAGCTTTTCTTGAAAAGCGGAAACCGATTTTTACTGGGAGCTAG